TTTTGGACCTGCAGCTGCATTATTTGATATAGGCGATACAGATTTTTTAGAAAAGACCAATGAAATGATAAAACTTCCCTTTACGAAAGAAATAACTAAAGGCTGTGCAATTATCTCTGTTTTATATGTAGATTCATTTGGAAACATTATTCTAAATCTAAAAAAAGAAGGACGCCCTAGTAGCTGAAATAGAAATATCAGATAATAGGATTCCAGTCCTTACCCACTACGAAGAAGGAAAAAATTTAGATTTGATTGCTTTGTATTCTTCCTCAGGACATCTAGAAATATCAAAATATCTTGGAAATGCAAATTCTATCTTGAATCTAAAATCAGGAGATATTATAAAAATTAGTTTAAAGAATGAATAATGATATTATTACTGTAATTACCCCAAGTCCGATACAGAAATAAGAAAAGTTTAATTTTTTTGCAAACTCTAACAGCACTTTAATTACTATTATCGATGTAATAAATGCACTAATTAATGCAGGGAATGTACCAATTACAAATGTCATGTCGTTTGCTTCTAAAACAATTCCGCCAAGTATAGCCGGAATAGACATCAAAAACGAGATTCTTAATGCCTCTTCTTTATCAAATCCTCTCCCTAAAAGAACTGCAAGTGTTGAACCAGATCTCGAGATGCCTGGAATTATAGAAATCCCTTGTGCTATACCTGTAATTGCCATGTCCAAAATATTTGAATCTTCTACTTTTTTAAACCCAGATTTAGACCTATACTTTAAAATAAAACCTGTAGCAATAAGAAATAGTCCAATAATAATATTCCCAACGTCTATTTGAATGTTTTCTAAAACGGATTTTAATAAGAGATATATTGGAACGCCCGCAATACCTGTAAGGATAGTAGACACAATTAAAAAATGTGACGTCTTGTTTGTTTTGATATTTTTTAGAATATCCATCAGATCATTTCTGAAATATACCAATACTGCAAGAAGAGTTCCCAAATGAAGAAAAAGAGACAACGAAAAACTTTCTGAAGGAGTGATTTTTAAAAAATTCATTAGAATTAACGATACATTACCCGAACTAGAAACAGGTAAAAATTCTAAAAATCCTTGTATAGCCCCAACTATGAACAATTCGAGAATATTCATCCTTTCCACTTTGAGATCTTTCGTATAAATGCTAGAATAGATGCCTCAGAAACCATACCCGCAATTTGCACTTTTTCTGATATCCAGAAGCATGGAATTGCTCCAATCTTTCTCTTTAAAACTGCTTCTTGATTTTTAGCTACATCAATTATCTGATAGGAAAGTTTGCCATGAGATAGATATGACAATGCAATGGTGAAATTAAGAGCTCTGTTCGAATGTTTCTTATTCTTCTCAAGGAAAAGCATAACTGTTTCTGGGTATATTGTTGAAATTAACTCTTTATTTTTCTTAATCATTTCAATACTGAAATTAGAGTCTGTTACAAGTTTCTCTCCAAAAATAAATGAAACTCCACCTCTATCGCACTCTATCAGACACTTACCACAAAGTGAGCATCCAATATTTGAGAGGGGGTATATTCCGTATCCTTCTTCTAGGATTGGAATCTTCTTGAAAACAGAGCATACTTTTTTACAACTTTGATTATTACATCCAATGCATCTTGTGTAATCTATTACCAAGCTAACATTTTCAATAATGTATCTCTCAGTTTTTATTCTATAGATGATTTCATCTTCAGAAAATGACCCATTAAAGTATTTTCCGTTTATGTAAACTGAAGGTAAGTTATCCTGATAATACC
The Methanofastidiosum sp. DNA segment above includes these coding regions:
- a CDS encoding undecaprenyl-diphosphate phosphatase, translated to MNILELFIVGAIQGFLEFLPVSSSGNVSLILMNFLKITPSESFSLSLFLHLGTLLAVLVYFRNDLMDILKNIKTNKTSHFLIVSTILTGIAGVPIYLLLKSVLENIQIDVGNIIIGLFLIATGFILKYRSKSGFKKVEDSNILDMAITGIAQGISIIPGISRSGSTLAVLLGRGFDKEEALRISFLMSIPAILGGIVLEANDMTFVIGTFPALISAFITSIIVIKVLLEFAKKLNFSYFCIGLGVITVIISLFIL